Part of the Vitis vinifera cultivar Pinot Noir 40024 chromosome 13, ASM3070453v1 genome is shown below.
GGCTGTCTTGATGAAAGTTATTGGTGAGCTATAAGAGCCTTccattttttcaaacttttaacATCAATATTGACCTTGGAGTTTCTTCAGCTTTACTCAACTCAATAAACCTTTACTCTTAGATTGGCTGCATGAATCCTGTCTCACCATCTAGCTCTATCTAAACCCATACATCAAGCTTCTAGTACAAAAGAACAAACCTCCATTGATTCTGGGATTTTCTCACTTACCCGAAGAGATGTCTCAtgcttttttacttttcattgcATTTGGGATTAAGCTTCTGATCCATTTCCAGAAGAGTTTTCATTTATGACTTGTGAGATGCTTTTTTACTCTTCAGTATCAGTTGTTTGACTGACTGATTAAGAAATTCTGAGATAAACTTGGGGATGTGTTTCATTTGTGGCAGATGTGCAGATGACAAGCCTTATGCACCAACCTTATGGTTTCCCAGGAGAAAGCTAAAAGTTTGGCATCAACTTCACTCCTCTGGAGGTGAGCCTGAAGGACACTGTGGAAAGCTTGAGGGAGAAGAACTTTGTCAGTTTCTGACATGTGGTATTTACTGGCTAGCCATgcaaataaatgatgaaaattggTGTATTCttcataatttcatttctaagtGTAGGTGTTGGAATCATATATGCTCTAACCGATCTTCATGGCCTGCAAGGTCTTGCTTCAACTTACATAATGTTCGTTGACTATGGTAAAGCCCAGATGAACCCAGAAATGGAATTGAGCCTGAGTTACACAAATGAGAAGACATTGTGGGAATTTGACATGGAAAAAATTTGgtattgaaattaaattctcGGCCACTTTCAAGATGAAAATGATGGACCACTTTGAAACCTTCTCCATCATTTTCTACGAATATTGAGGCTGCCATTGTTGTACTTAGTTGaaatttagaaatgaaattctaattttaaggTACCAAAGTCTAATGTAGTTTAGATTTCAATCATAGGAATAGCATTTCCGGGATATTAACAGTAGTATTAGAGGAGGAAGTCCAAATGTGAGGCTGCCATTGTTGTCCAAATGTGAAGTTTATTGGTTGAAAATGCAACTCTACCCAAATATATTTCTCTAAACCCATGTTGAAATCGGGTTATATAAGCTTGAATTCATAGATCTTCTAATCCAATCCAAATACATTTCTCTAAACTTATGTTGAAATCGGGTTTGGCTCTAGAAGAAAGatgaaggaaaggaaagaacataaaggaaaaaaaaaagtaaggaaaaaaggaaaatggaaaagaaataggaTTAGCGTTTTAGATGGATTAATGTAGAGAGGTTGACGAAGAAAATAGTTTGGTTATTTCACGTGTAAAGTTTAGTGTAGAaaacaaaagggaaaagaaGATGAATGTATAGAAAAATTAGATAAATGCATTGAATAATCCTCATACGATAATAGTTTTGTTTAGTAAATactttaaaagaatttgtttAATTCTCATCCTAGTTTTGtaaacatttaaataaaaaataaaaaattcaattttctttttgggaAAAATGATTTCactcactaatttaaaaaaatatataaaataatgaattttaatttctataaatcatttttatcatcatctatttaaaaatagatgCCTTTTTTTTACAAGTTagataaaattgatttgagatcaataaaataagaaattttaaaattttaaaaatataattaaaactaaaaaaaactttaaagctaaaagtataaaaataaaatattaatttttactttgTTAAATCACACTAATAGAAAAACATAGATTCAAGAATAGGGATAGCAATGGGGTAGGTTTTTTCGGATACCCATCCAACCTCACTCCTAATGAGATGATGttggaaatttaaataaacaggTTTAggatgaatttgaaatttttctaaaaacccaATATCAGTTCATGGCGTGTTTGGGTATTGCCTTGTCTTGTCCCGTCCAactttgattatatataaaattaatttaatttaaattttattttcttttttaatatataggtaataataataataataataataataaataagttataaaaattataatattttaattatttataaaatatatttatttattgtaatgtaattaaaaaattaaaataatatcttttaaaaattataaaaaaaaaagaagttaaaaaggGTCTAGCGAGGCGAGTATGAGAATTTCTCATACACTATTaaccttgtttaatttttttaatgggatagagataataattattttaaataaacatggTGAGCTTGAAATGGGGACAACCAGTTTCAAATCCGTTTCGTTGTCATCCCTAGAAAGAATTGAAAATACAATAagagttaatattttattatttaaattttaagttttttggttttaattgtattaatttttaagtattttagttttaattgtatttttaatttttaaaattttttattttattattgatgtcaactaataagttttgtatttaattctataaaaaaatgatgaaaagatgaatgaaattatataatataggatataaaaattattattaattagagaattagaaagattttatttattattttctgaatatttttttcaaaatgatttgtttgttatattatataataaaaaattataacatatttatttataagatatttttatgtaattaaaatgataaattaaatttttaataattttatttaatattgatGTCAACGACAACAAGTAGTTTCCAAGCCGGAATCTTTGAAACAAAATTACCAACCCAACTTCACACATTAATAAGCCATGTGTTCTTGGTTCATACGATCGGTGTTCTTATTTTCATTGGTACGTTGCCAATATCCTCGTCTGAGTTCGTCTCCCATTAATATATGGTATCGTGGAATGAAGAACCAGGACTCTCACAAAATCAAAGGAAAACGGGTGTCTTTGTGGAATCAAAATGAAGGGAAAGAGCAAGGGGATCACGGAAGCCGAAAGTGACCAAGAAGATCTAAAGGCTGACGAATTTGCATACGTTCGCAGTTTTGGACTCTAATACATGTTACTCTCAacccttgtatatatatatatatatcaagcaCATAGTGTTAAAAGTGTATAACATAGATTTGAAGGTGAAAGTGGGAGATTGAAGAGAGATGAGTACTGGAGAAGGAAAGGTGGTGTGCGTGACTGGAGCTGCTGGGTTTGTAGCTTCATGGCTGGTGAAGCTCCTGCTCCAACGTGGTTACACTGTTAGAGCAACTGTTCGTGACCCAAGTCAGTTCTCAATCTCAACCTTTTACCGCCTTTTCTACTTATCCTTCCATTTAATTTACCAGTTGTGCTTACATATATGTATGATGTAGATGATCCAAAGAAGACAGAACACTTGCTTTCACTCGATGGAGCTAAGGAAAGGCTTCGTTTATTCAAAGCAGACTTATTGGAAGAAGGGTCCTTTGATCCCGTAGTTGATGGATGTGATGGCGTTTTTCATACAGCATCGCCTGTTGTCATGCAAGTCACTGACCCCCAGGTTCATCCTATactgtaaatttaattttcgcCACTTAGAAGGAATGGATCCTTACTTTACTTCCCATGATTCTTCTTTGTTTACGTGAGTAAGGCCCATTGATACAGAGGCAGTGAATGCTGGTTACACTAAACCAACATAATAGGAGACTGAGAGAACATAACAATATTGGATTTGTGGGGTTTTATCTGTGTACTACAAGATTCAAGAGATTGGATTCTTGGGTTTCCTTGTTTTATTCTGCTTGTCGACTTTCTCTCTTCTTATATCCTGTGTTCAACAGTAGGGGAAAACCCCTTGCTCCATATcaattggaaatttggaagccaaacaccttGCGAGCTATAGTGGGCTAATATATGAAAGGAATCATAAAGAATCTTATTACCAACCTAGATATAACATTGATTGCAGAAGAATGGGTGCATGGTTCATTGTGTATTCTCACTTGTGTGATTTTCATGTTGGCTGTATCACAAGCTTTGTATCAGcttcatttgttttatttgacCACTTATATGGAgctaatttctattttattttttgtgttcagACAGAACTGATTGACCCTGCATTGAAGGGAACTATCAATGTCCTAAGGTCCTGCTCAAAAGTTCCATCTGTCAAAAGAGTGGTTGTAACATCGTCTATGTCTGCGGTGGAACAAAATGGAAAACCTCTGACTCCTGAGGTGATAATTGATGAGAGCTGGTTTTCAGATGCAGTTTTATGCAAGGAATCAAAGGTTTGCATACGACATTATTTCTTATCACATACTATCTCTTTTGCATGGAATACGAAAAATTATACTGGTTCTTCAGTGGAAGTACAACAAATATGAGAGGGTATCTATCAAATCATCAATTTGATTCTAACATGCGCTTTGCATCCATAAGCCTTTGCATGCGTTGGCAAGTTTTTGTATTGATTTTGCTTTGGTTGATTGCATGCATCTGATCTGGTTGCTTTGCATACTGAAATCGAATGTTATTCAAACTTTGTGATAGCTATGGTACAAGCTTTCAAAGACCTTAGCTGAGGAGGCTGCTTGGAAGTTTTCAAAGGAGAACGGGATTGACATGGTCATGATAAATCCAGGATGGGTGCTCGGTCCTCTCTTACAGCCTACTCTTAATCTAAGTGTGGAGGAAATTCTGAAACTTCTAAATGGTACTCCTCATCCCTCCAAATGACTAGAagtttaaattaagaaaaaggaGTGTGAACCTTGCTTCATCTCAATACTTCAACTCTCTTGATGCAATCATTTGAAATATGTTTGTTGCAGGAGTTCAAACATTTCCCAAAACCACCTCATATACATGGGTGGATGCTAGAGATGTTGCCAATGCACATATTCAAGCATTTGAACTTCCGGAAGCTAGTGGAAGATACTGTTTAGTAGGGACTGTCTCACACCGTTCTGAGACACTGAATATCTTGCACAAGCTCTACCCTGCCATACACATACCTGAAAAGTAAGTTTCTATTAGTTATCTCTAGGATGATATTACTTCACTCCTTTTGTCATTATTTGCTGGTTTCTCATATTGAGATCCGAGATGAATCCACTTGTGTTTCATACATGGCAGATGGGAAGATGGCCAGACTTGTGTTCCAACCTTCCGGGTATCCCAGGAGAAAGCAAAAAGTTTGGGCATTCACTTCACTCCTCTGGAGGTGAGCATGAAGGATACCGTGGAAAGCTTGAAGGAGAAGAACTTCATCAGCTTCTGAATCATTGTGTATTGGAGAACTATGTGAGTCGTTGCCTTATTTAGGTACTGGTGTATATTTGGCAAGAATATATTTAGGTACTGGTGTATATTTGGCAAGAATATATTTAGGCTGATTTAGTGTGATTACGATTGTAATATGTGATTCTTGTAATTCCTTTATATACTGATGTACTCTGCACCAATGAATTATGATGAAATATACTTTTCT
Proteins encoded:
- the LOC100247331 gene encoding phenylacetaldehyde reductase, encoding MSTGEGKVVCVTGAAGFVASWLVKLLLQRGYTVRATVRDPNDPKKTEHLLSLDGAKERLRLFKADLLEEGSFDPVVDGCDGVFHTASPVVMQVTDPQTELIDPALKGTINVLRSCSKVPSVKRVVVTSSMSAVEQNGKPLTPEVIIDESWFSDAVLCKESKLWYKLSKTLAEEAAWKFSKENGIDMVMINPGWVLGPLLQPTLNLSVEEILKLLNGVQTFPKTTSYTWVDARDVANAHIQAFELPEASGRYCLVGTVSHRSETLNILHKLYPAIHIPEKWEDGQTCVPTFRVSQEKAKSLGIHFTPLEVSMKDTVESLKEKNFISF